Proteins found in one Plasmodium malariae genome assembly, chromosome: 13 genomic segment:
- the PmUG01_13015400 gene encoding conserved Plasmodium protein, unknown function encodes MNIINYLYNKSKSIYNRNINAYNYNNIENENLISNIVGLSNSYSNNSSSSKSSSHTLILNNRNSKNKQKKNNKEKNKKPNEQKNLASYLNNAGKIKEENAKKKKKDINEIELEYGKLNSKNILNSTKNDNSNKNDNSNKNVNSNKNDNRNKNDNRNKNDNNNNNNNNNNNYNNNNYNNNNYNNNNKNNENVNSSNNSNTCNKENKNVNININKSNYEFNIDNIGFDAKVYKNRCDGVCVLNDNIYIFDKIKKCIYLYTPYNNVWYIFLNIYEEISIKKNPNFEMSTYDMKDEISSKNVAYKYLNNISFINYTDIVYLNGCIFIISSNARFMNICKVNVHNMNTLFGTIVVDALQKNVENFSYILDMLRNDWKSSPGKSKSEDAKMHGVKEGLVGEEARVEVGVAAGAAGAAVGVGGNGKKSESKDELGQVDADLYIEANRKRNIDEINKCSYMHDGEVIGLKGTKGLSRLNKGMCEDDELIKDYERSFCEDKTYDHEEYVSGVSEFYEFLQNRNNNCCKKKKRLIKARDYFSICSVYENSYSLIYLFGGKGNTTKKENEYIDIIYNDLYVYDFYKNKWIELYQYGNNNEDTQCWKRVSEYSENVNVHVPFHDHVNAKNKNNYENSNSNFIIKGGNRSSFDFKKDACFVTYDENKYAIGSYTGAIEEDRNNNFCFVLSNDISYSMNSFTQEKRNHNSEDVNELISLDNDTTLATMATLNTSTIANNYIIDSSNNNSNNFIMGLSNNNSTNDFAVRSDGSSSSNSISSNNNNNNNFTIGSSNINSNNSNNEGCYTDELFGGGYINKELREKLKVEEYNKNEDFYSLLFDPVNVLDETNRNGKCSDGDKEVKGEEVGSADKRWVAKKSTNLYYERSHKFCYNCLNNKKCTYICDLIKKGIKIKSIKWLGKRAGHTCAYYKYNLYIFGGINYYSFNSNKINLNFCNNLYLYNIESNKCFEIIGKGNIPEKRYRHSCVIINDYMFIIGGECKNSTLPKNDIFFYNFTNSVWSEIILNSNIASHSLYKTVWLENFGSIYMFGSSILRLTKKNFQYTPSYKNNKKKKEIDLF; translated from the coding sequence atgaatataataaactaTTTGTATAACAAAAGCaagagtatatataatagaaatattaatgcatacaattataacaatattgaaaatgaaaatttaattagTAATATTGTTGGCCTGAGTAATAGTTATAGCAATAATAGCAGCTCGTCCAAATCGTCTTCTCATAcgttaatattaaataacagaaattcgaaaaataagcaaaagaaaaacaataaagaaaaaaataaaaaaccaaatgaacaaaaaaatttagctAGTTACTTGAACAATGcaggaaaaattaaagaagaaaatgcaaaaaagaaaaaaaaagatattaacGAAATCGAACTGGAATATGGCAAACTGaacagtaaaaatattttaaatagcACTAAAAACGATAATAGCAATAAAAACGATAATAgcaataaaaatgttaatagcaataaaaacgataatagaaataaaaacgataatagaaataaaaacgataataacaataacaacaacaataataacaacaattataataacaacaattataataacaacaattataataacaacaataagaACAATGAAAACGTTAACAGCAGTAATAACAGCAACACATGTAacaaagaaaacaaaaatgtaaatataaatataaataaatcaaattACGAATTTAACATTGATAACATAGGTTTTGATGCAAAGGTATACAAAAACAGATGTGATGGAGTATGTGTTTTAAAtgataacatatatatttttgataaaattaaaaaatgcatttatttatatacaccatataataatgtttggtatatatttttaaatatatacgaagaaatatctataaaaaaaaatccaaATTTTGAAATGTCCACATATGATATGAAAGATGAGATAAGTAGTAAAAATGTAGcctataaatatttaaataatatttcttttataaattataccgATATAGTATATCTGAATGGttgtatatttatcattagTAGTAATGCACggtttatgaatatatgtaaagtAAACGTACATAATATGAACACCTTGTTTGGCACAATTGTAGTAGATGCACTTCAAAAAAATGTCGAGAATTTTTCGTACATCCTGGATATGTTAAGAAACGATTGGAAGTCTTCCCCTGGTAAGAGTAAATCGGAGGACGCTAAAATGCATGGGGTGAAAGAAGGACTAGTGGGGGAAGAAGCGAGGGTAGAAGTTGGTGTAGCAGCAGGGGCAGCAGGGGCAGCAGTGGGCGTAGGAGGTAATGGGAAGAAGTCAGAGAGTAAAGACGAGTTAGGTCAGGTGGACGCAGATCTATACATAGAAGCGAAtaggaaaagaaatattgATGAGATTAACAAGTGTAGCTATATGCACGATGGTGAAGTAATTGGGTTAAAAGGGACAAAGGGGTTAAGCAGATTAAATAAAGGCATGTGCGAAGATGATGAGTTAATCAAAGATTATGAGAGAAGTTTCTGTGAAGACAAAACGTATGACCATGAAGAGTATGTTAGCGGAGTGTCcgaattttatgaatttttacaaaacaGAAACAACAATTGTtgtaagaagaaaaaaagattaataaAGGCAAGGgattatttttcaatatgCAGTGTGTATGAAAATTcttattcattaatttatttgtttggaGGTAAAGGAAATACTACTAAGAAGGAAAATGAATACattgatataatttataacgACTTATATGTCTACGATTTTTATAAGAACAAGTGGATAGAGTTATATCAGTatggaaataataatgaagatACACAATGTTGGAAGAGGGTTAGTGAATATAGCGAAAATGTTAATGTACATGTTCCGTTTCATGACCATGttaatgcaaaaaataaaaataattatgaaaatagtaatagcaattttatcataaaagGAGGAAATAGAAGCTCCTTTGATTTTAAGAAAGATGCTTGTTTCGTTACgtatgatgaaaataaatatgccATTGGAAGTTACACAGGTGCAATAGAGGAAGacagaaataataatttttgttttgttttatcgAATGATATTTCGTACAGTATGAACAGTTTTACCCAAGAGAAAAGAAATCATAATAGTGAAGATGTAAATGAGCTCATATCACTAGACAACGATACCACCTTGGCTACCATGGCTACTCTTAACACCTCCACCATTGCAAATAACTACATCATTGATAGTAGTAACAACAACAGTAATAATTTCATCATGGGTCttagtaacaataacagtaCTAACGATTTTGCCGTGCGTAGTGATGgaagtagtagtagtaacagtattagtagcaataataataataataataattttaccaTTGGTAGTAGCAACATCAACagcaataatagtaacaacgAGGGTTGTTATACAGACGAACTGTTCGGAGGAGGGTACATAAATAAAGAGCTCAGGGAAAAGCTAAAAGTCGAGGAATATAACAAGAATGAAGATTTTTATAGTCTTCTTTTTGACCCAGTAAATGTGTTAGATGAAACAAATAGAAACGGAAAGTGTAGTGATGGTGATAAGGAGGTTAAGGGTGAGGAAGTAGGAAGCGCTGATAAGCGATGGGTGGCAAAAAAGAGCACCAATTTATATTATGAGAGAAGTcataaattttgttataactgtttgaataataaaaaatgtacgtacatatgtgatttgataaaaaaaggtataaaaataaaaagtattaaatgGCTAGGGAAAAGAGCAGGTCATACATGTgcttattataaatataacctGTACATATTTGGAGggataaattattatagttttaatagtaataaaataaatttaaatttttgtaataatttgtatttatataatatagaatCGAATAAATGTTTTGAAATAATTGGTAAGGGCAATATACCagaaaaaagatatagaCACAGTtgtgttattattaatgattatatgttcataataGGTGGAGAATGTAAAAATTCGACATTAccaaaaaatgatatatttttttataattttacgaATTCTGTATGGTcagaaattattttaaactCAAATATAGCTTCTCATTCATTATACAAAACTGTGTGGTTAGAAAATTTTGGGTCCATATACATGTTCGGTTCCTCTATACTAAGACTAACTAAGAAAAATTTTCAGTACACCCCttcatacaaaaataataagaaaaaaaaggagataGATCTTTTTtga